Proteins encoded by one window of Rutidosis leptorrhynchoides isolate AG116_Rl617_1_P2 chromosome 7, CSIRO_AGI_Rlap_v1, whole genome shotgun sequence:
- the LOC139858856 gene encoding F-box/kelch-repeat protein At3g06240-like produces MASGGIISIPSDIITEILYRLPSKSVGRFRCVSKDWLSLLTSPQFIKIHETTLNQSHIIYQVNSSIIPYLIPFHQFEEEEALPVEFHLKLPYFTPVVYGSCNGLVLMSYHHDDFVPDMLVISNPTTREYVELPKCDYGSGIMFGWYRIGFFYDAESNDYKVATICRVHRSSNIHTICIYVDVYSLGTNTWTRVTDYPYKHRWTSKPGGLVNGFLHWIIKGFNDLPILVAFCLANEKSSEVSLPNDLDILFKYHVSELVNFDGKLAIFVEGEIWLMKEYGVKESWTKITLHGLDETPISINELRIFNYNEKILLVGDNQMLMYDIEEGKLCKHMYASRNIGDLKVRAMCVESLVSLKSSGTS; encoded by the coding sequence ATGGCATCTGGAGGCATTATTAGTATTCCGTCAGATATAATTACTGAGATCCTATATCGTCTTCCGTCCAAATCTGTTGGTCGTTTCAGGTGTGTTTCAAAAGATTGGTTATCTCTACTTACGTCACCACAATTCATCAAAATCCATGAAACTACACTCAACCAAAGTCATATCATTTATCAAGTGAACAGTTCTATTATaccttatttaattccatttcatCAGTTCGAAGAAGAAGAGGCATTACCAGTAGAGTTTCACTTAAAATTGCCTTATTTCACACCCGTTGTTTATGGTTCTTGCAATGGCCTTGTTTTGATGTCTTATCATCACGATGATTTTGTGCCTGATATGCTGGTAATTTCAAACCCTACAACTAGAGAATATGTGGAATTGCCAAAATGTGATTATGGTTCAGGAATTATGTTTGGCTGGTATAGGATTGGATTCTTTTATGATGCCGAGAGTAATGATTACAAGGTTGCTACAATTTGCCGTGTTCATCGTTCTTCTAATATTCATACTATCTGTATTTATGTTGATGTTTATAGTCTTGGAACTAATACTTGGACGCGGGTGACTGATTATCCTTATAAACATCGGTGGACATCTAAACCAGGTGGACTTGTTAATGGTTTTTTACATTGGATAATCAAGGGTTTTAATGATCTACCGATTCTCGTTGCCTTTTGTTTAGCAAATGAGAAATCCAGTGAAGTGTCCTTACCTAATGATTTAGATATACTGTTCAAGTACCATGTTTCCGAACTTGTTAATTTTGATGGAAAGCTTGCTATTTTTGTGGAAGGTGAAATTTGGTTGATGAAGGAGTATGGTGTGAAAGAATCTTGGACTAAGATTACACTACATGGATTAGATGAAACTCCTATATCAATTAATGAActgaggatttttaattacaatgaaAAAATTCTGCTGGTAGGCGACAATCAAATGTTGATGTATGACATTGAAGAAGGAAAGTTATGCAAACATATGTATGCTTCTCGGAATATCGGGGACTTGAAAGTTAGGGCTATGTGTGTTGAAAGCCTTGTGTCATTGAAATCAAGTGGGACGAGCTAA